The following proteins come from a genomic window of Notamacropus eugenii isolate mMacEug1 chromosome X, mMacEug1.pri_v2, whole genome shotgun sequence:
- the LOC140515633 gene encoding uncharacterized protein — protein sequence MAERDDISGDGYRESDIPTGRPPPKRSPAGETAALSGKTQVPNEDTSDLSQNIICSTKPSTPTVKSPTCLCKTPHMQKSERKIKVKVEIEGEGSPPSKKLLFDYLFFRHHTEEAVVSKVASPARNMPLYQVFPPDQAPCRSDFLMEDKSAHPSVHKALGPFPSSYPFLQRDKPIYQLSPTQKMPHSKSLDFLLDNKCAGAFYSSQAQMPLSQFLSLLRKKPIYQLSPTQKMPYNKSFACLLDSKSAGKSSSSQVQGPLPSDSSVLGKKPGSKLSPKAQTPHSQSSVCLFDDGPADFSFDLFEGSVPSHSPLLGKKPGCSLSPKAQTPHSQSSVCLFDDGPADFSFDLFDGSVPSHSPLLGKKPGCSLSPKAQTPHSQSSLCLFDDGPADFSFDLFDGSVPSHSPLFGKKPGSSLSSKAQTRHHQSPVRLFDDGPADFSFDLFDGSKPPSESSPWVKQLGSEFPPAAATPHRHPFDDDNNDKNSAGVSSSSRAQQIRLFEFPSLGKKPDRKFSCSQSSPTDKTPYGSRDLFEDQPPSTSSQVQSSRLSETPLMLRSKPIADISPAVLHSYNQSLETLFKGKSTWELPSFQQVLRLSSTASPVGKPSSEIYPFSKVQGKSLDHPSDNSSAYKSSASRVPKVVSPESSQVGKMPLYKFSPPQQPFKSCRSRKSRFQNKSSSAFSSKVHKAAVSDSRSKVRKKSVYDYSPSTILAMPSQKAFEFMFDLPSYQVSDKEISDPPSSSGKKPVFESSAIQEQARPRSSSCNLQTEYEETHDYTSFSYKRSEVSESSSPGKKALSAAAAASPLSSSTTETPPYPKCLRFMFESKASCGYYSKVQGKPPSESPLLEKKPSFEYQSLDLLFDDESISQSSSVRNIPSPPIPLMGKLPSEFSGSHVQKMPHHKSSDFPSEGSSAYKAFAAAVPTSTPVRKLASEFSGSRVQKMPHHKSSDFPSEGSSAYKAFAAAVPTTSTPVGKLASEFSGSRVQKMPHHKSSDFPSEGSSAYKAFAAAVPTTSTPVGKLASEFSGSHVQKMPHHKSSDFPSEGSSAYKAFAAAVPTTSTPVRKLASEFSGSRVQKMPHHKSSDFPSEGSSAYKAFAAAVPTTSTPVGKLASEFSGSHVQKMPHHKSSDFPSEGSSAYKAFAAAVPTTSTPVKKLASEFSGSRVQKMPHHKSSDFPSEGSSAYKVFAAAVPRTSTPVGKLASESSGSRVQKMPHHKSSDFPSEGSSAYKAFAAAVPRTSTPVRKPASEFSGSHVQKKMPHHKSSDFPSEGSSAYKAFAAAVPKTSTPVGKLASEFSGSRVQKMPHHKSSDFPSEGSSAYKAFAAAVPKTSTPVGKLASEFSGSHVQKKMPHHKSSDFPSDGSSAYKTSATAVPRTSTPVRKLASEFPGSHVQKMPHHKSPDFLSEERFYASYSLCPKMLPRSSSSVRKKRSSEYVSAPKSLFCESPLSRDQKKLVSESSFPAEKPVAESFISQVRYPSWKQRMQRVESLPSQGSEKQMLKFSLSPMPRKPAAEVIPPQEPDDDDEDGDDDSDEENDTMTTTGE from the exons ATGGCGGAACGCGACGACATTTCTGGTGATGGCTACCGTGAAAGTGACATCCCGACAGGTAGGCCACCCCCCAAAAGATCCCCAGCAGGAGAAACAGCAGCCCTTTCTGGGAAAACCCAAGTCCCTAACGAGGACACTAGCGATCTTTCTCAAAACATCATCTGCTCAACCAAGCCAAGTACCCCTACTGTAAAAAGCCCTACCTGTCTTTGCAAAACCCCACATATGCAGAAGTCAGAGAGAAAGATTAAGGTTAAGGTAGAAATAGAGGGGGAAGGCTCCCCGCCTTCAAAGAAACTACTTTTTGATTATCTTTTCTTTCGTCACCACACGGAGGAGGCAGTAGTCTCCAAAGTCGCTTCTCCAGCACGAAATATGCCACTATATCAGGTTTTTCCTCCAGACCAGGCTCCCTGCAGGTCTGATTTTCTGATGGAGGACAAGTCAGCCCATCCATCAGTCCACAAGGCACTtggtcctttcccttcctcttaccCTTTCCTACAGAGAGACAAGCCAATTTATCAACTTTCTCCTACACAGAAGATGCCACACAGTAAGTCTCTTGATTTTCTGCTTGATAACAAATGTGCTGGTGCATTTTATTCTAGCCAGGCACAAATGCCACTATCTCAATTCCTTTCCCTATTGAGAAAGAAGCCAATTTATCAACTTTCTCCTACACAGAAGATGCCATacaataagtcttttgcttgcctgcTTGATAGCAAATCTGCTGGTAAGTCTTCTTCCAGCCAGGTACAAGGGCCACTACCCTCTGATTCTTCTGTATTGGGAAAGAAGCCAGGCTCTAAGCTTTCTCCTAAAGCACAGACACCACACAGCCAGTCTTCTGTTTGCCTGTTTGATGATGGCCCAGCTGACTTTTCTTTTGACCTATTCGAAGGGTCAGTACCCTCTCACTCTCCTCTATTGGGAAAGAAGCCAGGCTGTAGCCTTTCTCCTAAAGCACAGACACCACACAGCCAGTCTTCTGTTTGCCTGTTTGATGATGGCCCAGCTGACTTTTCGTTTGACCTATTCGATGGGTCAGTACCCTCTCACTCTCCTCTATTGGGAAAGAAGCCAGGCTGTAGCCTTTCTCCTAAAGCACAGACACCACACAGCCAGTCTTCTCTCTGCCTGTTTGATGATGGCCCAGCTGACTTTTCGTTTGACCTATTCGATGGGTCAGTACCCTCTCACTCTCCTCTATTTGGAAAGAAGCCAGGCTCTAGCCTTTCTTCTAAAGCACAGACACGTCACCACCAGTCTCCTGTTCGCCTGTTTGATGATGGCCCAGCTGACTTTTCTTTTGACCTATTCGACGGGTCAAAACCACCCTCAGAGTCTTCTCCCTGGGTAAAGCAACTGGGCTCTGAATTTCCTCCTGCAGCAGCGACACCACACCGCCACCCttttgatgatgataacaatgacAAGAACTCAGCTGGTGTATCATCTTCTAGCCGAGCCCAACAGATACGACTCTTTGAGTTTCCTTCGTTGGGAAAGAAACCAGACCGGAAGTTTTCTTGTTCTCAATCTTCTCCTACAGATAAAACACCATACGGGTCTCGGGATCTGTTTGAGGACCAGCCACCCAGCACATCTAGCCAGGTACAAAGCTCACGACTCTCTGAGACCCCTCTCATGTTGAGAAGCAAGCCAATTGCTGACATTTCTCCTGCAGTGCTGCACTCATACAATCAGAGTCTAGAAACACTGTTTAAGGGCAAGTCTACCTGGGAGCTGCCTTCATTTCAGCAAGTCCTAAGACTTAGCAGCACTGCTTCTCCAGTGGGAAAGCCGAGCTCTGAGATTTATCCTTTCTCCAAGGTACAAGGCAAGTCTTTGGATCACCCATCTGACAACAGTTCAGCCTATAAGTCTTCTGCTTCAAGGGTCCCCAAGGTGGTATCCCCTGAATCTTCTCAAGTGGGAAAGATGCCACtttataaattttctcctccaCAGCAACCTTTCAAGTCTTGTAGGTCCCGTAAGTCTCGGTTTCAAAACAAGTCATCCAGTGCGTTTTCTTCCAAGGTCCACAAGGCAGCAGTTTCTGACTCTCGTTCTAAAGTAAGAAAGAAGTCAGTATATGATTATTCACCTTCAACAATACTGGCAATGCCATCCCAGAAGGCTTTTGAATTCATGTTCGATTTGCCTTCTTACCAAGTCAGTGACAAAGAAATCTCAGATCCTCCTTCTTCATCAGGAAAGAAGCCAGTTTTTGAGTCTTCTGCTATCCAGGAACAGGCAAGGCCAAGATCCTCATCTTGCAATCTCCAAACAGAGTATGAGGAAACCCATGATTACACTTCATTCTCATACAAGAGGTCAGAAGTCTCTGAATCTTCTTCACCGGGAAAAAAAGCactctctgctgctgctgctgcttctcctcTGTCTTCTTCCACCACGGAGACACCACCATATCCTAAGTGTCTCCGTTTCATGTTTGAAAGTAAGGCATCATGTGGGTATTATAGCAAAGTCCAAGGGAAACCACCCTCTGAGTCTCCTCTGTTGGAGAAGAAGCCAAGTTTTGAATACCAGTCTCTTGATTTACTGTTTGACGACGAGTCAATCTCACAGTCTTCGTCAGTTCGCAATATACCATCCCCCCCCATACCTCTAATGGGAAAGCTACCCTCTGAGTTTTCTGGTTCCCATGTGCAAAAGATGCCACACCACAAGTCTTCAGATTTCCCATCTGAAGGCAGTTCAGCCTACAAAGCTTTTGCTGCAGCAGTTCCTACAAGTACTCCAGTGAGAAAGCTAGCCTCTGAATTTTCTGGTTCCCGTGTACAAAAGATGCCGCACCACAAGTCTTCAGATTTCCCGTCTGAGGGCAGTTCAGCCTACAAAGCTTTTGCTGCAGCAGTTCCTACGACAAGTACTCCAGTGGGAAAGCTAGCCTCTGAGTTTTCTGGTTCCCGTGTGCAAAAGATGCCACACCACAAGTCTTCAGATTTCCCATCTGAAGGCAGTTCAGCCTACAAAGCTTTTGCTGCAGCAGTTCCTACAACAAGTACTCCAGTGGGAAAGCTAGCCTCTGAGTTTTCTGGTTCCCACGTGCAAAAGATGCCACACCACAAGTCTTCAGATTTCCCATCTGAAGGCAGTTCAGCCTACAAAGCTTTTGCTGCAGCAGTTCCTACGACAAGTACTCCAGTGAGAAAGCTAGCCTCTGAATTTTCTGGTTCCCGTGTACAAAAGATGCCACACCACAAGTCTTCAGATTTCCCGTCTGAGGGCAGTTCAGCCTACAAAGCTTTTGCTGCAGCAGTTCCTACGACAAGTACTCCAGTGGGAAAGCTAGCCTCTGAGTTTTCTGGTTCCCATGTGCAAAAGATGCCACACCACAAGTCTTCAGATTTCCCATCTGAAGGCAGTTCAGCCTACAAAGCTTTTGCTGCAGCAGTTCCTACAACAAGTACTCCAGTGAAAAAGCTAGCCTCTGAATTTTCTGGTTCCCGTGTACAAAAGATGCCACACCACAAGTCTTCAGATTTCCCGTCTGAGGGCAGTTCAGCCTACAAAGTTTTTGCTGCAGCAGTGCCTAGAACAAGTACTCCAGTGGGAAAGCTAGCCTCTGAGTCTTCTGGTTCCCGTGTACAAAAGATGCCACACCACAAGTCTTCAGATTTCCCGTCTGAGGGCAGTTCAGCCTACAAAGCTTTTGCTGCAGCAGTCCCTAGGACAAGTACTCCAGTGAGAAAGCCAGCCTCTGAGTTTTCTGGTTCCCATGTGCAAAAAAAGATGCCACACCACAAGTCTTCAGATTTCCCGTCTGAGGGCAGTTCAGCCTACAAAGCTTTTGCTGCAGCAGTCCCTAAGACGAGTACTCCAGTGGGAAAGCTAGCCTCTGAGTTTTCTGGTTCCCGTGTGCAAAAGATGCCACACCACAAGTCTTCAGATTTCCCATCTGAGGGCAGTTCAGCCTACAAAGCTTTTGCTGCAGCAGTCCCTAAGACGAGTACTCCAGTGGGAAAGCTAGCCTCTGAGTTTTCTGGTTCCCATGTGCAAAAAAAGATGCCACACCACAAGTCTTCAGATTTCCCGTCTGACGGCAGTTCAGCCTACAAAACTTCTGCTACAGCAGTCCCTAGGACAAGTACTCCAGTGAGAAAGCTAGCCTCTGAGTTTCCTGGTTCCCATGTGCAAAAGATGCCACACCACAAGTCTCCAGATTTCTTGTCTGAAGAGCGGTTTTATGCCTCTTATTCACTATGCCCTAAGATGCTCCCTAGATCATCTTCATCAGTAAGGAAAAAGCGATCCTCTGAATATGTTTCAGCTCCAAAAAGTCTATTTTGTGAATCTCCTCTTTCCCGGGACCAGAAGAAGCTAGTCTCTGAATCTTCTTTCCCAGCTGAAAAGCCAGTTGCTGAGTCTTTTATTTCCCAGGTCCGTTATCCTTCTTGGAAACAGAGGATGCAGAGGGTTGAGTCTCTTCCTTCCCAGGGCTCAGAGAAGCAAATGTTGAAGTTTTCCTTATCCCCGATGCCAAGGAAACCTGCCGCTGAAGTGATTCCTCCCCAGGAGCCAGATG atgatgatgaggatggtgaCGATGAcagtgatgaggaaaatgacacgATGACAACAACGGGAGAATAA